The Blattabacterium cuenoti genome includes a region encoding these proteins:
- the asnS gene encoding asparagine--tRNA ligase → MLKKYSVKKLLNKGKFFINKKVLVEGWIRSFRYSIFIDLNDGSTINNLQIILSRKLDQKIQKKITIGSSISVIGIVKKSIGIKQHIELKTLDLTIYQSVDSKIIQKSILQPKKHSLEKLREQAHLRFQTNIFSCIMRIRHHIAFGIHKYFHEHGFFYLHSPIITTSNSEGTGKMFQITTMDLKNNPIDYKKDFFKCETFLSVSGQLEAESASLGLGKVYTFGPVFRAENSNTSRHLSEFWMVEPEISFYHLEENMNLAESFLKFIIKYIIDNNMEDLIFLNQYLEKWDRKKKNFLLEKLELTLKFPFKKISYTEAVKILDQEKKEKNIKFLHPIVWGMDLQSEHEQYLVDKYFKIPVIIFDYPCNIKAFYMRMNDDEKTVRAMDILLPEIGEIIGGSQREERYDILLKRMKDTNTDVNKLWWYLDTRRFGSVPHSGFGLGFDRLVQFITGMNNIRDVIPFPRTPNNAEF, encoded by the coding sequence ATGTTAAAAAAATATTCAGTTAAAAAATTACTCAATAAAGGAAAATTTTTCATAAACAAAAAAGTATTAGTTGAAGGATGGATTCGTTCTTTTCGATATTCTATTTTCATTGATTTAAATGATGGATCTACAATCAATAATTTGCAAATTATTTTATCCAGAAAATTGGATCAAAAAATTCAAAAAAAAATAACAATTGGAAGTTCTATTAGTGTTATAGGAATAGTAAAAAAAAGTATTGGAATAAAACAACATATTGAACTCAAAACTCTGGATTTAACTATCTATCAATCAGTAGATTCAAAAATTATTCAAAAATCTATTTTACAACCTAAAAAACATAGTTTAGAAAAACTTCGTGAACAAGCTCATTTACGTTTTCAAACAAATATTTTTAGTTGTATAATGCGAATTCGTCATCATATAGCTTTTGGCATACATAAATATTTTCATGAACACGGTTTCTTTTATTTGCACTCTCCAATTATTACTACTTCAAATAGTGAAGGAACTGGAAAAATGTTTCAAATTACAACTATGGATTTAAAAAATAACCCAATAGATTATAAAAAAGATTTTTTTAAATGTGAAACTTTTCTTAGTGTTTCTGGACAATTAGAAGCAGAAAGCGCGTCTTTAGGACTAGGAAAAGTATATACTTTTGGTCCTGTATTTAGAGCAGAGAATTCCAATACTTCACGACATCTATCTGAATTTTGGATGGTAGAACCGGAAATTTCTTTTTATCATCTAGAGGAGAATATGAATTTAGCTGAAAGTTTTTTAAAGTTTATTATCAAATATATTATTGATAATAATATGGAAGATTTGATTTTTTTAAATCAGTATTTAGAAAAATGGGATCGAAAGAAAAAAAACTTTCTTCTAGAAAAACTAGAACTTACCTTAAAATTTCCATTTAAAAAAATTAGTTATACAGAAGCGGTAAAAATTCTTGATCAAGAAAAAAAAGAAAAAAATATAAAATTTTTACATCCAATTGTTTGGGGTATGGATTTACAATCGGAGCATGAACAATATTTAGTTGATAAATATTTTAAAATTCCTGTAATCATATTTGATTATCCTTGTAATATTAAAGCTTTTTATATGCGTATGAATGATGATGAAAAAACTGTTAGAGCTATGGATATTTTACTACCTGAAATAGGAGAAATTATTGGAGGATCTCAAAGAGAAGAACGTTATGATATATTATTAAAACGTATGAAAGATACAAATACTGACGTAAATAAACTTTGGTGGTATTTAGATACACGTCGTTTT